GCCATCGATACATTGTCCCGCACCGTCGGCCGGCCGCTCGATCCGGCCTTCGAGCTGGAGGCCCGCACACTGGGAGAGCTCATTGCGACGGACGTGTGCAAGAACCTGGTGCACGTCTTCCGGCTCACGGAGTCGGCCAAGAAGGCGGGCCCGCTGCTCGAGCCCCGGAGCGTGGACGTGGTGGGGGTCCTGGGCGCGGGCGTGATGGGCGGCGGCATCGCCCAGTTGCTGGCGTATCACGGCCTGGGCGTACGCCTGAAGGACGTCCAGGCGCGAGCGATCGGGCAGGCGCTGCACCACGCCCGCGAGCTGTTCGACGCGGCGGTCCGGCGCGGGCGCCTCGAGCGGCGGGCGGCCGAGGAGGCGTTCGGCCGCATCGCGCCCACGCTGGATTACTCGGGCTTCGCGCGCGTGGATGTCGTGATCGAGGCCGTGGTCGAGCGCATGGAGGTGAAGCAGCAGGTACTGCACGAGGTCGAGGCACGCGTCGCGTCCGGGGGCGTGCTGACGTCCAACACATCATCACTCTCGATCCAGGAGATGCAGAAAGCTCTCGAGCGGCCCGCCGACTTCTGCGGCATGCATTTCTTCAATCCGGTGGAGCGCATGCCGCTGGTCGAAGTCGTGCGTGCGCCCGATACCTCAGACGGGGCGGTGGCCACCATCTTTGCGCTGGCCCGGCGCCTGGGGAAAACGCCACTCGAGGTGAAAGACGGACCCGGCTTCCTGGTCAACCGGCTGCTCGGTCCCTACCTCAATGAAGCCGGCTGGCTGCTCGCCGATGGCGCGAGCATCGAGGCGATCGACCGCGCGCTCACGGCGTTCGGCATGCCCATGGGGCCGCTCCGCCTCCTGGACGAGATCGGGCTGGACGTCGCCGCCCACGCCGCCGGCGTGATGCACGAGGCCTTAGGCGAGCGCTTCCGACCCGCACTGCCGCTGCTCGCGCTGCGCCGGACGGCAAGGCTGGGCCGCAAAGGGGGGCGGGGCTTCTACCGCTACGAGGGGGGAAAGTCGAAGGAGGCAGACGCCGCCATCTATGCCGAGCTGCGGGACAGCGTTCCCGCCTCGCGCCGCGAGCTGCCACGTGCCCTCATCCAGGAGCGGACAGTGCTGGCCATGGTGAACGAAGCGGCCCGCGCACTCGAGGACGGCATCGTCGGCCGGGCCGCAGACGTGGACCTGGCCATGATCCTGGGCACCGGCTTCCCACCCTTCCGCGGCGGACTGCTGCGCTACGCCGATGCGCTGGGGTTGCCCGCCATTCTCGGAAAACTGGGCGCCTTCGAGCGCGAGCGGGGCCCCCGCTTCCAGCCCGCGCCCCT
This DNA window, taken from Gemmatimonadota bacterium, encodes the following:
- a CDS encoding enoyl-CoA hydratase/isomerase family protein; the protein is MATIHEKTTEAAALALEVDGDGIAWLTFDRRGSRVNLLTTPVMSRLDALLGAVEEGARAGRIRALIVQSGKPGTFIAGADVEEIGRVRDAAEGTAKSRQGQRIFRRLELLTIPTMAAIDGVCLGGGTELALACRNRLASDRADTRIGLPEVRLGILPGFGGTVRLPRLLGLRAALELIVSGKPISARRALRIGLVDEVVPTTMLRDRVKHFARERIEKRHVTRRKRPALTRLLERTPPGRRLLLQLARRQVRKETGGNYPAPLAAIDTLSRTVGRPLDPAFELEARTLGELIATDVCKNLVHVFRLTESAKKAGPLLEPRSVDVVGVLGAGVMGGGIAQLLAYHGLGVRLKDVQARAIGQALHHARELFDAAVRRGRLERRAAEEAFGRIAPTLDYSGFARVDVVIEAVVERMEVKQQVLHEVEARVASGGVLTSNTSSLSIQEMQKALERPADFCGMHFFNPVERMPLVEVVRAPDTSDGAVATIFALARRLGKTPLEVKDGPGFLVNRLLGPYLNEAGWLLADGASIEAIDRALTAFGMPMGPLRLLDEIGLDVAAHAAGVMHEALGERFRPALPLLALRRTARLGRKGGRGFYRYEGGKSKEADAAIYAELRDSVPASRRELPRALIQERTVLAMVNEAARALEDGIVGRAADVDLAMILGTGFPPFRGGLLRYADALGLPAILGKLGAFERERGPRFQPAPLLRERAVAGRGFYD